A window of Lepidochelys kempii isolate rLepKem1 chromosome 1, rLepKem1.hap2, whole genome shotgun sequence contains these coding sequences:
- the POMP gene encoding proteasome maturation protein, producing MNSRGVGSQLKDSIPIAEFSASGAFGGHDILRRGFTSVKNELLPSHPLELSEKNFQLNQDKMNLSTLRNIQGLHAPLKLQMEFKAAKQIQRLPFLHSSNIALDTLRGNDECIGFEDILNDPSQSEVMGEPHVMVEYKLGLL from the exons ATG aattccAGAGGAGTTGGATCTCAGCTTAAGGATAGCATCCCAATTGCTGAATTTTCAGCTAGTGGAGCATTTGGAGGTCATGATATTCTACGCAGAGG CTTTACAAGTGTGAAAAATGAACTTTTGCCGAGCCATCCTTTGGAACTGTCAGAAAAAAAT TTTCAGCTAAACCAAGATAAAATGAATTTATCGACTCTGAGAAATATTCAAGGACTCCATGCACCTCTAAAGCTTCAAATGGAATTCAAAGCAGCAAAGCAG ATCCAGCGTCTTCCGTTTCTACATAGCTCAAATATAGCACTGGATACACTGAGAGGAAATGATGAATGCATTGGTTTTGAGGATATTCTTAATG ACCCATCGCAGAGTGAAGTTATGGGAGAACCACATGTGATGGTGGAATACAAGCTTGGTTTATTGTAA